ACAGTTCAGCCAAGCAGGAAGGGGATCAAGTGGATAGGAAATCAAGCAGGAAATATGTGCAGATGCTGTGTTTATCACACAGGCATTCTCATACTTGCCAACTATGCTCTCCTGCAGGTCACTTCCAGCAAGGGTGCTCATCTAAAAATGCTTATTGGGGAATGGATGGAATGACGGAAAGTATAGTAGGAGATATCTTAGAGACCTCCAGTTCTCAAGGCTATGCAGGCATTACTTCTCCCCGCAAGAGTCTTCCCCTGTAAGTTTTCAGGGAAAACAGTTGGGGCTTCAGGAAAAGGATCACAAAGAAGTGAAGAGACATTAGGCAGGGTCTTTATGTGAAATCACTATGGTTTatataagtatatgaaaataaatgcaagtaTTAAAAAACATAACCTTAACATAGCAAAAAATAAGGCCACCAGGATCAGAAGACAGTAAAATGAGCCACTTATAGGGATGGACAATCAAAAGCAGAGTGTCCAGAGGGAAAAGCAAGTTCAGATGTGGTTTTTACATGTTAGTCTTAGCATCTAATGCTTCAAGATAGAgagtaaagatttaaaaagtacTAATATTAACTGAAAATGAGCTCTGCATTGTATTTGTACTTACAGATAAAAAATACTCAGGGGAAGTATGTTTGCCTCAAGTCACACAATCTGTGAGTCACTGAGCCAGGATTAAACCCAAGACCATCTGGCCTCAGTGCCAATGTTTTTCAGCTCCAAGTTCCCAGTTGGGAAGAATAAAAGGGACACCTGCCCAAAATGCATCAATCTCAAGGTCCTTCCAGAGATGCAGGTCAACTTATATGCTTGAGATGGGAAAATGCACACAGATCAACTTTACTGAATCTGATCAACCTATCGTTCAATTTTTTGTACAAGACCTTTACATGTAGCTTTAGGGGTCATGCTCAAGCCCCTTCTTAAAATAGCGTataggttttattttgttgtttactcattttcttccatgtcttttatAGAAAATTACTTTATGGCCATAATTATGCCAAGTTAATATTAGCAGTTTCACAATGGCTGATATCATTATGTAGTATAAGGAATATGCAACTTGACAATATTCTGTATGCTTAACTTGCTGCACTGATCACTGAGTTCATAACTTTAAAATCTTTACATGCCATATTAAAAATGTTCTTCATTTATATAACTATTTTCCATCATCTTTGCTGGAAAAGTTAGGCATCACCAAACTAGAAACAGATTCccttaaaaatttttatctattGGGATATTGTCCCCAAGCTTATCAAATTAATTGGGTTTCTAGTAATTATTAAGGCTTGAGCTAATTCTAAGGCTTTTCTGTGGCCAGTTAATTATGATTTTACCACTGTATGAATTCTCTGGTGTACAGTTAGTTGTGACTTCTGGATAAAGGCCTTCCCACATATAGCACATTGATAGGGTCTTTCCCCAGTATGAATCCTCTGATGTAAAACAAGGTCTGACTTCTGAGAAAAGGCCTTTCCACATTCAGCACATatgtaaggtttctctcctgtatgaattCGCTGGTGTCCCGGAAGGTGAGACTTCTGAgagaaggctttcccacattcagtACATATATaaggtttttctcctgtgtgaattctctgatgtccAATGAGATGTGACTTCTGGCagaaggctttgccacattcactacatttatagggtttttctccagtatgtgTTCTCTGATGTATGATGAGCTGTGACTTGCGGGAGAATGTCTTCCCACATTCAGTACATTCATAAGGTTTTTCCCCAGTATGAACTAACTGATGTGTAATGAGTTCCGTTTTCCTGCTGAAGGCTTCCTCACATTGagcacatttgtagggtttctcaccagtgtgaaTTCTTTTATGTATAATGAGGTGGGACTTCTCAcagaaggctttcccacattcagtACACtcatatggtttctctccagtatgagctCTATGGTGTATAATCAGCTGTGACTTCTGGGAAAAGGCCTTCCCACACTCtctacattcatagggtttttcccCAGTATGTATTCTCTGATGTATAATGAGGGGTGATTTCTGGGAGAAGGCTTTCCCGCATTCactacattcatagggtttttcccCAGTGTGAACTCTCTGATGTATAATAAGGGATGATTTCTGagagaaggcttttccacattcagaACAATCATAAGGTTTCTCCCCAGTATGAGTTCTCTGATGTACAACAAGATGAAACTTCTCACTGAAGGCTTTTCCGCATGCACCACAATCATATGGTTTctttccagtatgaattctttgatGTACAATGAGCTGTGACTTCTTAGCAAAGGCTTTTCCACATGTAACACATACACAGGTTTTCTCTTTAGTTTCTACATTCTGATACTGAATAAGGGATTGTGTATTTCTAAAAACAGTTCCATACTGATTATCATCAAAAGGTATTACTCCATTGTGAATCTTCTCAAGAGTAGAATTGGGCTCACTCTGGCTAGATGATTTTCCACCTCCAAAACTctgatcaattttttttcttgaattgcTCTTATAACAACTCGGTAGGTCAATATTTGGTTTTAAGTTCTTTTTCAAAGCATCATATTTATGGAATCTCTGTATTGATGTACCTGTTTCTATGCACTCTTGAAATATTTTCCCCAATGGATTATATTTATGCCCTGACGCCTCAGTCACTGTTTTACTGTTAACAAATGTGACCTGCCTGAAGAGTTTGTCTTGATTCTCTAGAATTCTCTGCAGCTGACCATCACCTTGACAGACTTTTAAAATGGAGCACAATGAACCATCCTTTGTGACTCCCTTCAGTATCTTATGATGGAAGGAAACTGTCCCCAAAATACATGACTGGGAGTTGTGAAGGTTACTCTTCCTgtctaaaagaagaaaacacacaatTTAAGAGTCATCACAAGAGTCAATTAACAGAGGGTAAAGAAGTAGAACAAATGGATGATCCAACATAGTAGATGAACTCACAAAAAAAGGATGGAAACAGGTCATCTCAGAAGACAGTACAGCACATAGTGTTATCAGGTGAAGAGATAGACAAGAATGTTAAACAGAAATATTCATGTAAAAACTAAActtaaaagcaatgaaaaagtGTCAAGGGTCTCATCActactttttttattattcttctaGAATCTTTCACTTCTGCTTTCTAAATAGAAACCCCTTTTCaccttttaatttcatttgtattataaaccatgtgctacacatttttattatccTACCATCACTCTAAAGAAAAAAGGTATCTTCTGTATGCAAAATACTTTAACTCTCCTCCATCTATTTTCCTAACAACTAACACAAATAATGGAAAAATTCAATATCCTGCTGCAGATTCAGCATCAGAGTCAAACGGAGAATACAGATCTAAATTCCACTACTCCCAATAAACTACTTTCTATACATGTCAAGTAAAACTAGTAAAGTTCTCCCAGAAAAGCTATGTCTTCCTGACCCTAGTTTTGTTCATATACTCTCTCCAACACTCTTTGCTTGCCTTCaccctcctccttcagcctcagAAGCATTTATGTCATTCAGAGCAGGTACAGTTGCATGCTCTGAAAAATGTCTCTCAAATACTCCCACATCTCTTTGGACTCTAATTTCCTCTGAACTTTTAAAACAGTAACTGCATTTGACATTTAATTTAGTATAGTCATTTACCTGGGAATCTTGCCTTTTAAAGTACAGTTTATATTCTTGAAAGGAATTTGCCTTTTATTGCCTTTAAAACTCTTTCAGAAAAgacagtaaatataaatatatatatacacacatgagaCAGGATCAACAAAAAATAGGACTCCTCTGAAAGGCTCCACAATTACTTGTTGAGTGACTACTAAATTCTCAGCATAGAAGCAAAGAATAGGAGATTTCAATAAGGATAGAAATATAAACCTCAGGCAccaatcaattaaaaaaatacacataaattggTATTTCACTTCCCTTGTCTCCCATCTGCCTGATATTCATCTGGATAGATCCAATTTGATATGTCTCTCTTTATGATCCATGGCTCTTCTCCTTGTTCCAACTTGGAGATGACATCTGGTTT
The Macaca mulatta isolate MMU2019108-1 chromosome 6, T2T-MMU8v2.0, whole genome shotgun sequence DNA segment above includes these coding regions:
- the ZNF300 gene encoding zinc finger protein 300 encodes the protein MTCPGTEESLLVIWPFGKEQKMMKSQGLVSFKDVAVDFTQEEWQQLDPAQRTLYRDVMLENYSHLVSMGYPVSKPDVISKLEQGEEPWIIKRDISNWIYPDEYQADGRQGKKSNLHNSQSCILGTVSFHHKILKGVTKDGSLCSILKVCQGDGQLQRILENQDKLFRQVTFVNSKTVTEASGHKYNPLGKIFQECIETGTSIQRFHKYDALKKNLKPNIDLPSCYKSNSRKKIDQSFGGGKSSSQSEPNSTLEKIHNGVIPFDDNQYGTVFRNTQSLIQYQNVETKEKTCVCVTCGKAFAKKSQLIVHQRIHTGKKPYDCGACGKAFSEKFHLVVHQRTHTGEKPYDCSECGKAFSQKSSLIIHQRVHTGEKPYECSECGKAFSQKSPLIIHQRIHTGEKPYECRECGKAFSQKSQLIIHHRAHTGEKPYECTECGKAFCEKSHLIIHKRIHTGEKPYKCAQCEEAFSRKTELITHQLVHTGEKPYECTECGKTFSRKSQLIIHQRTHTGEKPYKCSECGKAFCQKSHLIGHQRIHTGEKPYICTECGKAFSQKSHLPGHQRIHTGEKPYICAECGKAFSQKSDLVLHQRIHTGERPYQCAICGKAFIQKSQLTVHQRIHTVVKS